A DNA window from Brassica napus cultivar Da-Ae chromosome A4, Da-Ae, whole genome shotgun sequence contains the following coding sequences:
- the LOC106452171 gene encoding tRNA (adenine(58)-N(1))-methyltransferase non-catalytic subunit trm6: MEQNKDQAVMSENNNNKAQDPNPRVAGEGCSVLLDVNDGDRLVFARLSGGAVLKIGNKNYSLKPLIGAPFGSIFQVETGEDGSFLSRILPIKKESSSNNVIDDARDNRELIDNNEAQNLTGEEIEAMRREGAKGDEIIEALIANSKTFDQKFQLSQEKYKLKKQKKYAPKLLLRRPFARSICEAYFKKYPNRIGFIRVDALSLLLTMANVTAHSDVLVVDMVGGLITGAVAERLGGTGYVCNTYKGNSPPSVEMVRMFNFTDKVIERIVQSSIDELSAAKTVSPEENNQQGGVHPSTSDMVEDTPVTAEARVVDDAVPESKIVKAPKAGAKASKDAIEMWKENGFSSLIMAAQDQDPWSLAKDVLPLLSYSAPFAIYHQYLQPLATCMHNLQQGKMAINLQITEPWLREYQVLPSRTHPHMQMSSFGGYVLSGIRISTA; this comes from the exons atgGAGCAGAACAAGGATCAGGCAGTTATGTCGGAGAATAATAACAATAAGGCTCAAGATCCAAATCCGAGAGTTGCTGGCGAAGGCTGCAGCGTTTTGCTGGACGTGAACGATGGTGACCGTCTCGTCTTCGCTCGTCTCTCTGGTGGCGC TGTATTAAAGATAGGGAATAAGAATTACTCGTTAAAGCCACTGATCGGAGCTCCGTTTGGATCTATCTTCCAAGTCGAAACCGGAGAAGACGGTTCTTTCCTCTCTCGCATTCTCCCCATCAAGAAAG AGAGTAGCAGCAATAATGTTATAGACGATGCTAGGGATAATCGAGAacttatagacaataatgaagCTCAAAACCTCACTGGTGAAGAGATTGAAGCTATGCGGAG AGAGGGTGCAAAGGGGGATGAGATTATTGAAGCACTGATTGCAAATAGCAAAACATTTGACCAGAAGTTTCAGTTGTCTCAG GAAAAATATAAGCTTAAGAAGCAGAAGAAGTATGCTCCAAAGCTGCTTCTAAGACGACCTTTTGCTCGcag TATCTGTGAAGCTTATTTCAAGAAATATCCAAACAGAATCGG ATTCATACGTGTAGATGCGTTATCTCTTTTGTTAACAATGGCTAACGTCACCGCACACTCGGATGTGCTTGTGGTGGATATGGTTGGTGGTCTCATCACTGGTGCAGTGGCTGAACGTTTAGGAGGCACTGGTTATGTTTGCAATACTTATAAAGGAAACTCTCCTCCCTCTGTGGAGATGGTTAGGATGTTCAACTTTACTGACAAGGTTATAGAGAG GATTGTGCAGTCATCTATAGACGAGCTCTCAGCAGCCAAAACTGTTTCCCCTGAAGAGAACAATCAACAAGGAGGAGTTCACCCATCTACATCCGATATGGTAGAAGACACACCTGTGACAGCTGAGGCCAGAGTAGTAGATGATGCTGTTCCAGAGAGCAAAATTGTCAAGGCCCCAAAAGCTGGAGCCAAGGCTTCAAAAGACGCAATAGAAATGTGGAAAGAAAACGGCTTCTCTAG TTTAATAATGGCAGCACAAGACCAAGACCCATGGAGTTTAGCTAAAGATGTATTGCCACTGCTCTCCTACTCTGCTCCCTTTGCAATATATCATCAGTACTTACAG CCTCTGGCGACATGTATGCACAACCTTCAGCAAGGGAAGATGGCTATCAATCTGCAAATAACAGAACCCTGGCTACGCGAATATCAGGTGCTACCATCAAGAACTCACCCTCACATGCAGATGAGCTCTTTTGGAGGCTATGTTCTTAGCGGCATCAGAATCTCTACAGCTTGA
- the LOC106345360 gene encoding 40S ribosomal protein S27-2: protein MVLQNDIDLLNPPAELEKRKHKLKRLVQSPNSFFMDVKCQGCFNITTVFSHSQTVVVCGNCQTVLCQPTGGKARLTEGCSFRKK from the exons ATG GTTCTACAAAACGATATTGATCTGCTAAACCCACCAGCTGAGCTTGAGAAGAGGAAGCACAAACTCAAGCGTCTTGTTCAGTCCCCCAActcttttttcatg GATGTGAAGTGCCAAGGATGCTTTAACAT TACGACGGTGTTCAGCCACTCGCAGACGGTTGTGGTGTGTGGAAACTGCCAGACTGTGCTGTGCCAACCCACAGGAGGAAAGGCTAGGCTCACTGAAGGTTGCTCTTTCAGGAAAAAGTGA
- the LOC106452169 gene encoding DNA cross-link repair protein SNM1 yields the protein MWNTDDDDFQILPSSSQLLPLRKPLHPANGSISHRPPRKKQRLSPNPGKENIPPAPEAGSSSTTPDCSSLLDCIPSSVDCSSASEPFCSLAAKVENDGVLVDGKEKKGECFKANREGYSCNSMEARLLLKSRVSLRLEDEEEDECCFVESDSELDVLIKLCSDDSIQCPLCETDISGLSEEERQVHTNNCLDKAPEQDSLRRCEKSSSLIEESVDNPELVNDLSPVLKWVRSLGLAKYEHVFLREEIDWDTLQSLTEEDLLSIGITSLGPRKKIVNALSALREEASASSAEPQGQSLSNVTERQREKSTTRKASEPRKPTANKLITEFFPGDGIRKLPKEPVTEKSAADSGCRRAAVRRNGNNGKSKAVPQWNCVAGTPFRVDAFKYLTRDCCHWFLTHFHLDHYQGLTKSFSHGKIYCSLITAKLVNMKIGIPWERLQVLNLNQKVSIAGVDVTCFDANHCPGSIMIRFEPANGKAVLHTGDFRYSEEMLNLLTGSPISSLVLDTTYCNPQYDFPKQEAVIQFVVEAIQAEAFNPKTLFLIGSYTIGKERLFMEVARVLREKIYINPAKLKLLECLGFSKEDMQWFTVKEEESHIHVVPLWTLASFKRLKHIANRYTNRYSLIVAFSPTGWTSGKSKKKTPGRRLQQGTIIRYEVPYSEHSSFTELKEFVEQVSPEVIIPSVNNDGPDSAAAMVSMLLT from the exons ATGTGGAACACCGACGACGACGACTTCCAGATCCTTCCTTCCTCCTCTCAGCTTCTTCCCCTTCGAAAACCCCTCCACCCAGCCAACGGCTCCATCTCCCACCGTCCTCCGAGGAAGAAGCAAAGACTCAGCCCTAATCCAGGAAAAGAGAATATTCCTCCGGCTCCTGAAGCTGGCTCGTCTTCTACTACTCCTGACTGTAGCAGCTTACTAGATTGCATCCCCTCGAGTGTTGACTGCTCCTCCGCTAGCGAGCCCTTTTGCTCTCTCGCGGCGAAAGTAGAAAACGACGGCGTTTTGGTCGATGGGAAGGAGAAAAAAGGTGAGTGCTTTAAGGCGAATCGGGAGGGGTATTCGTGTAATTCGATGGAGGCTAGGTTGTTGTTGAAGTCGAGAGTTAGTCTTAGGTTAGAGGACGAGGAGGAGGATGAATGTTGTTTTGTAGAGTCGGACTCTGAGCTTGACGTGTTGATTAAGCTTTGCTCTGATGATTCGATTCAGTGTCCACTGTGTGAAACTGATATCTCAGGTTTGAGTGAGGAGGAGAGGCAAGTTCACACTAATAACTGTCTTGACAAGGCTCCTGAGCAA GACTCATTGAGAAGATGCGAGAAGTCTTCTTCTTTAATTGAAGAATCTGTTGATAATCCGGAGCTAGTTAATGATCTCTCTCCGGTGCTTAAGTGGGTTAGGAGTCTAGGTTTAGCTAAATATGAACATGTGTTTCTACGCGAAGAGATTGACTGGGATACTCTTCAGTCACTCACTGAGGAG GATCTCCTGAGCATAGGTATCACGTCGCTTGGCCCTAGAAAGAAGATTGTGAATGCACTTAGCGCACTTAGAGAAGAAGCCTCTGCATCTTCAGCTGAACCGCAGGGGCAGTCTCTTAGCAATGTTACAGAGAGACAGAGGGAGAAGTCAACCACTCGTAAGGCAAGTGAGCCTAGAAAACCAACCGCCAACAAGTTGATTACAGAGTTTTTCCCTGGTGATGGCATCCGGAAGCTCCCTAAAGAACCTGTCACAGAAAAGAGTGCAGCAGATTCTGGATGTAGACGTGCTGCTGTGAGAAGAAACGGCAACAATGGCAAATCTAAAGCCGTTCCACAGTGGAATTGCGTCGCAGGGACACCTTTCCGAGTG GATGCATTCAAGTACCTCACACGCGACTGTTGCCATTGGTTTCTTACACACTTTCATCTTGATC ATTATCAAGGACTCACAAAGTCATTTAGTCACGGGAAGATATACTGCTCCTTAATCACCGCGAAGCTGGTAAACATGAAGATTGGGATCCCTTGGGAGAGACTGCAAGTCCTGAACCTAAACCAGAAGGTTAGTATTGCGGGAGTTGATGTGACATGCTTTGATGCAAACCACTGTCCTGGATCCATCATGATACGCTTTGAACCAGCCAACGGTAAG GCTGTTCTACATACGGGTGACTTCCGCTATAGTGAAGAGATGTTAAACTTGCTGACTGGTTCGCCTATCAGCTCTCTTGTCCTTGATACTACATACTGTAACCCTCAG TATGACTTTCCGAAGCAAGAGGCGGTGATACAGTTTGTTGTTGAGGCTATTCAAGCAGAAGCTTTTAATCCAAAGACACTCTTCTTGATAGGAAGTTACACCATCG GAAAGGAGAGACTGTTTATGGAGGTTGCACGTGTGCTACGTGAGAAGATCTACATCAATCCTGCAAAGTTAAAACTCCTAGAGTGTTTGGGATTCTCTAAGGAAGATATGCAGTGGTTTACAGTGAAGGAAGAGGAGAGCCACATTCACGTTGTCCCCTTGTGGACGCTTGCTAGTTTCAAACGGCTTAAACATATAGCTAACCGATACACA AACCGATACAGCCTTATAGTTGCATTCTCTCCAACTGGCTGGACATCTGGTAAGTCCAAGAAGAAGACTCCAGGAAGAAGGTTACAACAGGGTACAATAATAAG GTATGAGGTTCCTTACAGTGAGCATAGCAGCTTCACGGAGCTGAAGGAGTTTGTGGAACAAGTATCGCCTGAAGTGATCATACCGAGTGTTAACAACGATGGTCCTGACTCTGCAGCTGCGATGGTGTCTATGTTGCTTACTTAG
- the LOC106452172 gene encoding peroxisomal membrane protein 11D has protein sequence MASTALDVSRAELALVVMYLNKAEARDKLCRAIQYGSKFLSGGQPGTAQTVDKSTSLARKVFRLFKFVNDLHGLISPVPKGTPLPLVLLGKSKNALLSTFLFLDQIVWLGRSGIYKNKERAELLGRISLFCWMGSSVCTTLVELGEIGRLSSSMKKIEKGLKNGNKYQDEEYRAKLKKSNERSLALIKSAMDIVVAAGLLQLSPNKITPRVTGAFGFITSIISCYQLLPTRPKIKAP, from the exons ATGGCGAGTACTGCGTTAGATGTATCGAGAGCAGAGCTGGCTCTAGTGGTTATGTATCTGAACAAAGCAGAGGCAAGGGATAAGCTATGCAGAGCTATACAGTATGGTTCCAAGTTCTTGAGCGGTGGACAACCTGGTACTGCTCAAACCGTTGATAAATCCACTAGCTTAGCCAGGAAAGTCTTCCGTCTTTTCAAg TTTGTTAATGATTTACATGGCCTTATCAGTCCTGTTCCTAAAGGGACTCCACTTCCTCTTGTTTTACTTGGAAAG TCCAAGAACGCGCTTCTGTCTACATTCTTGTTCTTGGATCAAATTGTCTGGCTTGGGAGATCAGGAATCTATAAG AACAAAGAGCGAGCTGAGTTACTTGGACGTATATCACTTTTCTGTTGGATGGGATCATCTGTCTGCACAACTTTAGTCGAG CTTGGTGAGATTGGAAGACTCTCATCATCGATGAAGAAGATCGAAAAGGGGCTTAAGAATGGCAACAAGTATCAA GATGAGGAGTATCGTGCTAAGCTTAAAAAGTCTAACGAGAGGAGTCTTGCTTTGATCAAATCAGCCATGGACATTGTTGTAGCAGCTGGTCTTCTTCAGCTATCTCCAAATAAGATCACTCCTCGTGTCACTGGAGCTTTTGGATTCATCACCTCCATCATTTCTTGTTACCAG TTGCTTCCGACACGACCCAAGATCAAAGCACCTTGA